From Glycine max cultivar Williams 82 chromosome 11, Glycine_max_v4.0, whole genome shotgun sequence, the proteins below share one genomic window:
- the LOC100798314 gene encoding protein RADIALIS-like 4 — MASSSLSKQKASDSSWTPKQNKLFEKALAKYDKDTPERWQNVAKAVGGKSADEVKRHYEILLEDLRHIESGRVPLPKYKSTGSSTNVDEEERLLKYLKLN; from the exons ATGGCCTCAAGCTCTCTCAGCAAACAAAAGGCTTCTGACTCCTCTTGGACGCCAAAACAGAACAAGCTGTTTGAAAAAGCACTTGCAAAATATGACAAGGATACCCCTGAGCGCTGGCAGAATGTAGCCAAAGCAGTAGGTGGAAAATCTGCAGATGAAGTTAAGAGACACTATGAAATCCTCTTGGAGGATCTCAGACACATAGAGTCTGGCCGTGTTCCTCTTCCCAAGTACAAGTCCACAGGAAGCAGCACCAATGTTGATGAAGAAGAGAG GCTTCTGAAGTATCTTAAACTGAATTGA